One segment of Myotis daubentonii chromosome 11, mMyoDau2.1, whole genome shotgun sequence DNA contains the following:
- the LOC132212313 gene encoding translation initiation factor IF-2, with protein MSPSCPRDGDRPLTALETSSAVLPMPPSLPSPAPSPRTRCRHLGPQPLRPRSGRLGRGSDSDRGRMRTATGSGLEGSDENKSRDTVKAETGQGRSSGPSPLPTSPAPQPAAPGPGPAHLLGEARAAPRGTHLIRRTGRAWRGTTPRLPGAAAPSAVRTAAGPPPPEPGRDAACAPATRRTLSSKAAGGAQRAGARRSRELSAASGALPARHRPRLFMQSGSRPGHRQQSCGPRHGSFAGACESDGLAAEMVFVSFHSGRKKPETSKKKKKEKKKDGDGGWASAPSGRHVVEVWPKCSGQKTFLPIPPPFL; from the exons ATGTCTCCTTCCTGCCCCAGAGACGGGGACAGACCCCTCACTGCTTTAGAGACTTCCTCGGCGGTCCTGCCCATGCCCCCGAGcctcccctctcccgccccctccccgcggaCCCGGTGCAGACACCTCGGCCCCCAGCCCCTGAGGCCCCGGTCTGGAAGGCTGGGCAGAGGCAGCGACAGCGACAGGGGCCGGATGAGGACAGCGACGGGGTCCGGTTTGGAAGGCAGCGACGAGAACAAAAGCAGGGACACAGTCAAGGCAGAAACCGGGCAGGGCCGGAGCAGCggcccttctcctctccccacctcgcCCGCGCCCCAGCCCGCAGCCCCCGGGCCTGGCCCCGCTCACCTCCTCGGGGAGGCTCGGGCGGCGCCCCGCGGGACCCACCTGATCCGCAGAACTGGGCGCGCTTGGAGAGGGACCACGCCTCGGCTCCCGGGCGCGGCGGCGCCCTCGGCTGTCCGAACAGCGGCCGGGCCGCCTCCGCCCGAGCCCGGCAGGGATGCCGCCTGCGCTCCGGCCACACGCCGGACGCTCTCCTCCAAGGCAGCGGGCGGCGCGCAACGGGCCGGGGCGCGAAGGAGCAGGGAGCTCTCGGCAGCAAGCGGCGCACTCCCCGCTCGGCACCGCCCGAGGCTATTTATGCAAAGCGGGTCCCGCCCCGGACACAGACAGCAGAGCTGCGGACCACGCCACGGCTCCTTTGCCGGTGCGTGCGAGTCTGATGGCCTGGCTGCAGAGATGGTGTTTGTTTCATTTCACTCAGGCAGAAAAAAGCCTGaaaccagcaaaaaaaaaaaaaaagaaaaaaaaaaagacggtgaCGGTGGCTGGGCCTCTGCCCCCTCGGGCCGGCACGTggtagag GTATGGCCAAAGTGTTCCGGCCAGAAGACCTTCCTCCCTATACCTCCTCCATtcctttaa